Proteins found in one Takifugu flavidus isolate HTHZ2018 chromosome 7, ASM371156v2, whole genome shotgun sequence genomic segment:
- the rab3b gene encoding ras-related protein Rab-3A, with product MAKADQRFGQRDGSDQNFDYMFKLLIIGNSSVGKTSFLFRYADDSFSNSFVSTVGIDFKVKTVYRNDKRIKLQIWDTAGQERYRTITTAYYRGAMGFILMYDITNEESFNAVQDWATQIKTYSWDNAQVIMVGNKCDMDEERVVPPEKGKHLADQLGFEYYEASAKENINVRQVFERLVDIICVKMSERVDVEAPAAPGAKTARLSDKPAQLPQRCC from the exons ATGGCGAAGGCGGACCAGCGTTTCGGCCAGCGGGACGGTTCTGACCAGAACTTTGACTACATGTTCAAGCTGCTGATCATCGGCAACAGCAGCGTGGGGAAAACGTCCTTCCTGTTCCGCTACGCCGACGACTCCTTCAGCAACTCCTTCGTCAGCACCGTCGGCATCGACTTCAAGGTGAAGACGGTTTATCGCAACGACAAAAGGATCAAACTGCAGATCTGG gatACAGCAGGACAGGAGCGTTACCGCACCATCACCACAGCTTATTACCGCGGCGCCATGGGCTTCATCCTCATGTATGACATCACCAACGAGGAGTCTTTCAACGCAGTACAGGACtg GGCAACGCAGATCAAGACGTACTCGTGGGACAACGCTCAGGTGATCATGGTGGGCAACAAGTGCGACATGGACGAGGAGAGAGTCGTTCCTCCGGAGAAAGGGAAGCACCTGGCCGACCAGCTAG GCTTCGAGTACTACGAGGCCAGCGCCAAGGAGAACATCAACGTGCGGCAGGTGTTCGAGCGCCTGGTGGACATCATCTGCGTGAAGATGTCGGAGCGCGTGGACGTGGAGGCGCCGGCGGCTCCTGGCGCCAAGACCGCCAGACTGAGCGACAAGCCCGCGCAGCTGCCGCAGCGCTGCTGCTGA